CCCGGCGGGCACCGTGACCAACCTTCTTCTCCCCGAGAACAAGGCGCAGCTCGAGTCGATCCTCAAGTACCACGTGGTGTCGGGCAAGGTGCGCTCGGACAAGGTCGTGACCCTCACGAAGGCGCCGACGCTCCTCCCGATGGAAGAGGTCACGATCAAGGTCGATGCCGGCAACGTCTTCCTGAACAACGACGTCAAGGTCTCGGCGGTCGACGTCGACGCGTCGAACGGCGTCATCCACGTCATCGACTCGGTCCTCCTTCCCCCGAAGAAGTGAGCTTTGCCGTGGACGGCCCCTGGATGTGCACAATGTGACTCCAGGGGCGCATCCAAAGGCGAACGAGGCTCGGAGAGAGGTCATGGTGATGGCCCTCCCGAGCCTTCCTCGGTTAAAGGTCGCGGCGATGTCCGACGACTCGGCAGCGCCACGTTCCGGAGCTCGGGTCGAGCCCCTCCTCCCGCGCGTTGCCTCGGGCGACGAGGGGGCGGCCCGCGACTGCATTCGCCGCTACGGCCCGCTCGTCGCGGCCATGGCGCGGAGGCTCTGCCCGAACGAGGTCGACGACGCCGTCCAGGACGCCTTCGTCGAAATCTGGAAGAGCGCGCGGAGGTTCGATCCCGCTGCCGGTGAAGAGCACGTGTTCGTCGCGACCGTGACGCGCCATCGCCTCATCGATCGGCGGCGCGCGAGCCAAAGGCGCGGCCCCACGCTCGATCTGCCCGACACGTCTCCCGACCGAGGAGCGCCCGCGGACGTGCTCGCGGATCTGAAGCGATGCCGCAGCGCTCTCGAGGGGCTCGAAGAGGGCCCGCGCCAGGTCGTGCTGATGGCGTGCGAAGGGCTCACCCACGAAGAAATCGCCGAGGCGACCCAGATGCCTCTCGGAACCGTCAAATCGCACGTGCGTCGAGGTCTCGTGGCCGTTCGTCGCGTACTCTTCGGAGAGGAACCATGACCTCGCAGTTCAAGCCGAGCCGCTCTCGCACGCACTCTTCCCCGTCGGACGACGACGTCCTCGGGCTCGTCGCGGCGGCGACCGCGCGCGACCTCGAGCCCCTCGACTCGGCCATGGAGGAGCGCCTCATGGGCCAGTTTCGTGCGTCGCGTGGGCGGGTGGGCGTATCGACCACCGGAGCCGGGACGCAGATCGTGGAGCTCCCGGACGCTCCTCCCGAGCCGGTCGCACCGCGCGCGCGGGTCCTTCCCTTTCGGCGGGTCGCGCCGCTCGCGTTGGCGGCCGCGGTCTTGCTCGCGCTCGGAGCACGGTCCTTCGTCTCGCGGAGCGAGGGTTCTTCCGCGGGCACGTCGGCCGCAGCCTTCGGCCGAACGCCGGCGGGTGCCCTCACGGTCGCCGTGGCGTCGGCTCCGCGCACGGTGTGGCTTTTCCGTATCGCCCCCGATGGCCGGTCGACGCCGCTCGGGCGCGTCGAGCTCGGAGAGGATCGTTCCGTTCCTGCGAGCGCTGTCCAAGGTGTCGAACGTGGGGCGGTCGTGCGCGTGGCGACGACGCCGGATGGGCTCTCCGTGTTGGCCGAGGGCCCTCTTCCTTGACGGCACGAGCCCCGAAGGTGGCCCTGACTCACCTCACATCCTTTTGAAATTGCTTCACTAATAGCTGAGCTGTTTTTCCTTCGCCGCTCGCTCGCGGTCGACACGGCTCGAGGGACGGCTCGCCGGTGCAACCCACGGGCGGAACGCCGCATCGGACCGAGCTAAGCGCCATGCTTGGAATCGGGGCATCTCCGACTAGACTCGGCCTTGCCGGGATGAGCGAAGGTTCTGCGAGCAGGGACGTGACGGAGCGCGCTTCGGGCGAGCTCGCGATGCCGCAGGCAGGAGACCGGATCGACGGAAAGTACGTCGTAGGCGAGGCGATCGGCGAAGGCGGGATGGGCATCGTCTTCGGCGGCGAGCACGCGCGACTCCGACAGGCCGTAGCCATCAAGGTCCTCGCCCCGAAGTATGCCGCCGACGGCCAATGCCGTGCGCGTTTCCTCCGCGAGGCGAGGGCGGCGGCGAGCCTTCGCTCCGAGCGCACGGTCCGCATCTTCGACGTGGGCACCACCGAGAGCGACCTGCCCTTCCTCGTGATGGAGCGGCTCGTCGGCGAGAGCCTCGAAGCACGACTCGAGCGGGGCATCCTCCCGGTCGACGTCGCGCTCGACATCTGCGGCCAGGCGCTCGAGGCCCTCTCCGAGGCCCACACACGCGGGCTCGTGCACCGCGATCTGAAGCCGGGAAACCTCTTTCTCACCCCGAAAGACGACGGCGCCGTGGCCGTGAAGGTGCTCGACTTCGGCATCGCCAAGTCGTTGACCGAGGTCGACGCGTCCACGAGCGACGTCTCGCTCACGGCGCCGCGGACGCTCCTCGGCTCTCCGCTCTACATGTCCCCCGAGCAGCTCCGTGACGCGAGCGGCGTCGACGTTCGCGCCGACGTCTGGGCCATGGGGGTCGTGCTGTTCGAGTGCCTCACGGGCAGGGCTCCCTTCGAGTCGGCCTCGGTGCCCGAGCTCTACGCCAAAATCTTGAACGAGGCCGCGCCGAGCGTTCGCTCGCTCGTCCCCGGGGTCCCCGCGGCCGTCGATGCCCTCGTCGCGCGCTGCCTCGAGAAGGACCGTAGCGCACGCTTCGCCGACGCCACCGAGCTCGCTCGCGCGATCCAGGCCTTGCCGCGCGACAGGAGCGCCTTCGTCGACACCCTGCCGGCCGGCGCGCGAACGCTCTCGGAGATGCCTCGGGGTCGCGCCCTGGCCCTGCGCGTGGGAGCCGTCGCCACCCTCGTCGTCGCCGCCGTCGCAGGCATCACGGTCTACCGAGGCCACGAGGAGCCCCCTCGTCCTACCGCCTCACCGAGCGCCATCCCACAGCCCCGTGCATCCGATTCCGTCCCGCCGACGGACAGTGTTCCGGAGCCTTCGGGATCCCCCCCCGCATCGACCTTCGCCTCGGCCGAGCCCGTGAAAGCCGACGCGGTGGGGCTTCGCGACGGAGGCCCCACGACGGCGAAGCCGACGGCTCCCCGTCGGGTCAACGATCTCAAGCAGATCAAGCTCATCGAGTAGAACGACATGTCGCACCGTATCTTCCCATTCGTCATGGCCTGCGCCCTCGTCCTGGGCACACCATCGGCGGTTCGGGCGGCCCCCCAAGCTGCGGCGAAGTCGACGAAGGTGCGTGACGCCCTGTCCGGGCCGGCCCGAGAGGCGTTCGACCGGGCGAGCGCGCTCTTCGCGAACGAGGACTTTGCTGGCGCCAGGACCGAGTTCGAGCGCGCGTTCGAGCTCTCGCAGGACGCGAGGGTCCTCTACAACGTGGCCGTCTGCGACAAGTCCCGCCACAGGTACGCGTCGGCGATGGCAGCGCTCGAGAAGAGCCTCGCGCTCGGCGGCGACGGGCTCCCGAAGGCCTACGCCGAGCGCGTGCGGGACACGCTGGCGACGCTCGCGCCGTTCGTGGCCACGATCGAGATCCACGTCTCGGAGCCCGACGCGAAGGTCTATCTGGACGACGAGCCCGTCCCCGCGGACAAGCTCGGGCGCCCGCTCCGCGTCGACGTGGGAGATCACACCGTCTCGGCGAAGAAGCCGGGGTACCTCGACGAGCCCCGAAAGGTGCGCGTGACGAGCGGGATCTCCGAGAAGGTCGTGATGAGCCTCGAGCCGCAGCAGAAGCGCGCCGACGTCGTGGTGGTCGCGACCAAGGTGCAAAAGGCACGTGTGCTGGTCGACGGGGTCGACCTCGGCCCGCTCCCCTTCTCGGGTGTCCTCGAGGTCGGCAAGCACGCCATCACCGTGCGTGCGCCCGGCCACGCCTCCGAGACGCGGACGGTCGACGTCACCTATGGAAAGCCGCTACGGCTCGAGTTCGACCTCGCCCGCGAGGCCCACGAGGCACGCCTCCGCGTCGTCACGACGAACGACGCCGACACCATCTCGCTCGACGGGAGGGTCATCGGCAAGGGCGGCTTCTTCGGCGCGGTGCCCGCGGGCGAGCACGTGCTCCGCGTGAGCCGCGACGGGGCAAAATCCCGGACGGTCGACCTCGTGCTCCGGGACGACGAGACGCGGTCCCTCGACGTCACCCTCGACGAGGCGAAGGGAGGCCTCCCGACGTGGGTCTGGATCGTCGGCGGCGTCGCGCTCGCTGGCGCCGCCACCACCACCGCCGCCGTCATCGGCACGCAGTCCACGTCGTTCCAGGGGAGCAACCCCGGGACTCTCGACCCCCGCGTCGTGCTCGCGGGCCGAGGAGCGCCACGATGAGCCCGTTCGTTCGTAAGCTCGCCTTCGCGTCAGCGACCACCCTCGCCCTCCTCGCGTGTCGAAGCGAGGACCGCACGACCCAAGTCACGGTCGCCATCACCTCGGAGACCGAGATCCCGAAGGAGCTCGACACCCTCGAGGTCGTGGTCATCGACGCGGACGGATCCGAGTCGAGCCGGGTCCTCCACGACGTACAGAATCCGCGTTTTTTCCCCGCGACGCTCGCTGTCGTGCCTCGCTCGTCACGCTCCCTCGAGGGCTCCCTGACCGTCGAGCTTCGAGGCTACCTCAACGGCAAGGACGCCCAAGTGTTCCGGCGTGCGGTGGTGTCGTACGTCGAGGGCCGCACCCTGCTCCTCCCGATGCCCCTCCGGATGGCCTGCTTCAACTTCCGCGGCTGCGGCGCCGACGAGACGTGCTCCGGGGGCACGTGCCAACCGGCCCGTGTCGAAGCGAGCTCGCTCGCCGACTACGACGATCGGAAGGTCTTCGGGCGAAGCGCCCCCGAGTCGTGCTTCGACGAGGCCACGTGCATCTCCGGCTCGCAGAAGGTGCCCGTCCGCCCCGAGGACTGCACGTTCGCGTTGCCGGAGGGCTCGTCGCGCGAAGGAGAGCGGCCACGCGTCAACGTTTCCATCCGGTGGAAAGCCGCACCCTCGCGCGTGATCGTCCTCGACGTCGACGACCCCATCGAAGGATGGACCGTGGTGGGCGGCGACCGCGGCAAGCTCAGCGCCGGAGTGTGCGCGTCCCTGCTCGACCCAGAGCCGGACCCGAAGAAACGGCAGATCTACGACCAAGCCCTCGACGTGTGGGTGTCGACTCGCTGCGCGGCCAAGACAGGAACGCAGCCGTATTGCACCTCGAACGACGGCCACGTCGGCATCGGGGCCACGCTCACACCTCCGTGAGCGTGGCCTCTCGGCAGAGTCAGTCGACGACCGTCGGGGCCGAAAATTCGTGGGTCTCTTCCGGGACGAGCCAGCTCGCGAGGACGACCGTGCCCGAGAGACCGAACGCGATGGCGGACGCGAGCACGGTCGCGAGCACGAACGCACCGAGAGCGGATCGATGAAGCGCGACGAACGAGAGTGCGGGGCGGGGCATGAA
The DNA window shown above is from Myxococcales bacterium and carries:
- a CDS encoding RNA polymerase sigma factor; this translates as MSDDSAAPRSGARVEPLLPRVASGDEGAARDCIRRYGPLVAAMARRLCPNEVDDAVQDAFVEIWKSARRFDPAAGEEHVFVATVTRHRLIDRRRASQRRGPTLDLPDTSPDRGAPADVLADLKRCRSALEGLEEGPRQVVLMACEGLTHEEIAEATQMPLGTVKSHVRRGLVAVRRVLFGEEP
- a CDS encoding protein kinase, with protein sequence MSEGSASRDVTERASGELAMPQAGDRIDGKYVVGEAIGEGGMGIVFGGEHARLRQAVAIKVLAPKYAADGQCRARFLREARAAASLRSERTVRIFDVGTTESDLPFLVMERLVGESLEARLERGILPVDVALDICGQALEALSEAHTRGLVHRDLKPGNLFLTPKDDGAVAVKVLDFGIAKSLTEVDASTSDVSLTAPRTLLGSPLYMSPEQLRDASGVDVRADVWAMGVVLFECLTGRAPFESASVPELYAKILNEAAPSVRSLVPGVPAAVDALVARCLEKDRSARFADATELARAIQALPRDRSAFVDTLPAGARTLSEMPRGRALALRVGAVATLVVAAVAGITVYRGHEEPPRPTASPSAIPQPRASDSVPPTDSVPEPSGSPPASTFASAEPVKADAVGLRDGGPTTAKPTAPRRVNDLKQIKLIE
- a CDS encoding PEGA domain-containing protein is translated as MACALVLGTPSAVRAAPQAAAKSTKVRDALSGPAREAFDRASALFANEDFAGARTEFERAFELSQDARVLYNVAVCDKSRHRYASAMAALEKSLALGGDGLPKAYAERVRDTLATLAPFVATIEIHVSEPDAKVYLDDEPVPADKLGRPLRVDVGDHTVSAKKPGYLDEPRKVRVTSGISEKVVMSLEPQQKRADVVVVATKVQKARVLVDGVDLGPLPFSGVLEVGKHAITVRAPGHASETRTVDVTYGKPLRLEFDLAREAHEARLRVVTTNDADTISLDGRVIGKGGFFGAVPAGEHVLRVSRDGAKSRTVDLVLRDDETRSLDVTLDEAKGGLPTWVWIVGGVALAGAATTTAAVIGTQSTSFQGSNPGTLDPRVVLAGRGAPR